The window GATATGTGTAATTATATGGAATGATGGAAGACCAAAATGAGTTTGAAGTTTGGTTGCCTGATTTATTATGATTCCATGCTTTTGGGGCCAGTTTTCATGACTAGAAGCTTGGTGTCATCATCAttcaagaaatttaatttattttttggatttaagCTTTAAGGCTCAATTAATGGCTTCAcgtttattatttctcttgtTATCTTTTTAGGCAAAGGAAGTTCGCAGGCTTGCTGATAATATGGTGCAGCTCGGAAAAGAGGtgtgttatttgttttatgcaATCTGAAGTTTTTATGAGCATAAagtttgaaatgaaggatACTTCAGCAGATTAAAAACCCATTCGTTTTGAACATCATACATTTCAAATCAGAATTTATACACTTTCCACCCTAAATGTATCTCTCAGTTTAATAATGTACCATCACATATCTAGTGACATGGTACGGATAGTTATCTGAGGTATCGTGGTATATTATGTGGAAAATGTTGTGAATAGTATCTGAGTCACTTTTCCAtgattttctttgttgatttattatttcattggtTGTCTTTATTTGAGAATCATGTTTCAGTAggatttgatttcttttgatttgatttagatTTGTATTGAAATAGGACTCCTGATATATTCATCTATGTATACTTGAATGaactttactatttatgaGAACGTAGAGCATAAAAGTTAAAATGCACCTTAACTTGGAAATTTCTATTCACTAACTGACTCAAAAAAGATGGAAGGAGCTATCTTGTTTGCATTAACTTATGCTATTATTTTAACTAGTTGTTTCATATCCAAAAAGGAAGTGGGGTTAAGCAGCATTTTAATCTCATTTGTTGATTGGTTGTTATAATAATGGGCAGGACTTCTATCCGtgattgaattcaaattttgtcgTTGAACACCTGATCTCGTTCCCAGTTTCTAACTCATTTTACATTGCTACAGGGTACTTTATGTGCTGCAAGGCGTGCTGGTGCCTTTGTTCGTGGTGATGATGTCATCCACAAGTTATTTACAGAATTGGCCTATCGATACAAGTGAATCTCAATCCTCTAATCTCGTCCACAGCTTCTGGTACATGATTGCTATAACATATTTGATATTCATTGATTACAGAGATAGAGCAGGTGGATACACGAGAATGCTTCGAACTCGTATACGAGTTGGGGATGCTGCACCAATGGCGTACATTGAGTAAGTCCAGTCTTGTATGATAAAGTCGCATGTGTATCTCTCTTGCTCTTACTGTACCAaacaattagttttttttttttacattttctctACACCTCAGGTTTATAGATAGGGAAAATGAACTTAGGCAAGCTAAGCCACCCACCCCGCCACCACCACAGAGGCCAACTGTGGATCCATGGACAAGATCGCGACTTACCAGACAATATGCGCCTCCTAAAGAGGAGAAGATCTCCGACTCCGACAGTTGAGTTATGTCCTTCCCAAATTGCAGTTTGTTACACCTTCCTATCAtccattaaatttgaaattttgcaaATTTCATGAGCCTGAAATAGTTTTGTTCCTATTTGAATGCTGACCTGCAAAGTTTTTGGTGAAAGCCATAGAATTAATAAACACAAATGTCAGTTAGAATTTCTTTTATCTATCTCATTACCAATTCTTCTTAAACTGAGGAAAAAGGAGAAATGTTTATAATTTGCTATGTAGTATCTGTTGCGGTGAAACCCTGTTTCTATTTAAATGAATTGATTGAGAGTGTGGCCAGTTAAAAAGTGCCATATACCGCTGCTATAAAtatttctagtatttttttttgttgtctcATATTCTATGATGTTAGTGcatttcaattgattttgcTAATACACCACATTTTGCATGACACTATTTAACATCCAAAGTAAATATGTaatcgaaaaaaaaacacgtaaattaatttgataattacCAAAATGTCGCCTCCAATATCATCACATTGAATACCAATGATATTTGTAATTGACTAATATCAACGTTTTCAGAAGAAttgacaaaatatgaaaaggtAGAAACTCAAGCGAAGTAGCCTATACGCATTGTAACCTTTGTTAGTAAAAAATCACGATCCTTATATCTACATATGTCGAGTTGTTCTGTTGtcatgtttattttatctattactGGATTGTCCTTTTTCTCAAAATCCTGATCCAATCATTCAGTTGCCATATTTACTCCTCGCTAGAAGCCACTTAGCCACgtctatttttattacacCCTCCGTACCACTGAAGATGATCGATTCACTTTCttgatatttgtaattgaCTAATATCAACATTTTCAGAAGAAttgacaaaatatgaaaaggtAGAAACTCATAGGTATTGTAATCTTTGTTAGTAAAAAATCACGATCCTTATATCTACATATGTTGAGTTGTTCTGTTGTCATGTTTACtcatgtttattttatctattaccGGATTGtcttttttctcaaaatccTGATCCAATCATTCAGTTGTCATATTTACTCCTCGCTAGAAGCCACATAGCCACgtctatttttattacacCCTCCGTAGCACTGAAGATGATCgattcactttcctttttggtttatcccaatcaagatggctcattactaaaaatggaaacactttatctttactttattccttttctcttactttattctctttacttaacacataaaataaagttacataaaattatatgtcTCCCAAGGAAGGGTTCTTCTTCCtcgggatggagggagtactatttggttgcatttttatttcaaaggCTCGATGCATGACAATGTATTTTGGCTCGTCTTTACAGTGCAAGATTACACTGTATCTTACAATTATTCATTTCACCTCCTGCGAATAATTAATCTTTGACAAACACTGTTTTGGTTTTTCTCCCATTGTatctcattattattttacctAAGCGAATAATACTTCACCTATATTTTAAGCTTATAAAATCATGCAATACCACCGTGGGTTAAAAGATAGTAACTCAAGAGAAAGAGTCCATCGTTTGCTCTAGGGGAAAATGTATGATATGCAAATTACACAAGTGGAAAATATAGATGCCGATCTTTTTTTAGCAAATTGAGAAGATATACAATGATTGCAATACACATGAAAACATTTATGTATAAAGAATTTGAATTAGGTGAATTAAATAGATAACTCAATTTGTCATTATCTTCTATACATACAAACACTTGAGATCCGATATCCCATTTTCTAAGCATCCAATTTTATGAAGTGTACGAATTTATATTAAGATCTTATGAACATTATCTTATGAACATGGTAAGTGTAGATGTTATTATTTATGCATATTAATATTGGCACACGTGATCCTCAATCATAAGTGCGTTTAGTTTCTAGCATTTTGTGAATGAAAgtttggaaaaaattaaagagttgaatttttgaaagaGATGTACAAGAGAAGAGTGCAAAAGCCTAGGAGTTGGGAGAGTTGGTTTATATTGAGGAAGATCACAGAATGGAGATTCCAAGTCATAATACTTGTGGTTTGCCTTATAGTTTTTGTTTACCATCCAATCGCTCCCCGGCCCTTGTCCGAGTAAGTTGCCCGTTTTCAAGGATAGATAACTCttctattttagaattatCTAACTGTGTTCTTATTGAAACAGGACATGGCCATCAGATGATGGGTACGAATCATCGGATTTGGAGATGGACTGGGGCGAGATATCAAAAGTAGTAAATGAATTAGGAGAGGATGGAAAATTCAATCACATAGGCATTCTCAACTTCAACATGAAAGAAAACCATGAATGGAAGCAATTGATTCCCCATGCCAACCAGACAGTCCTAAGTCTAGATCACGCATCGAGCAACGCAACGTGGGAGGTCCTTTACCCTGAGTGGATCGACGAGGAGGAAGAGGTGCAAGTCCCCGTCTGCCCCTCCCTCCCCAGAGTTGCACCGCCCAAGCAGCGCCTCGACCTTATCGCTGTCAAGCTGCCCTGCCACAAGTACAAGTGGTCCAGAAACGTTGCACGACTGCATTTGCAGATCGCGGCTGCGGATCTGGCAGCCGTACACAAGGGGGCCCAGCCCTTGCATATTCTCCTCGCCACGACCTGCTTCCCCGTGCCTAATTTGTTCAGATGCGAGGATCTTGTCACACGTAGAGGCAGCATTTGGTTGTACAAACCAAATTTGGGGAGATTGAGGGATAAGCTTCGTCTTCCAATCGGGTCCTGCCAGCTGGCACTTCCACTTGGCGGGATAGGTTTCTCCTTTTCAAATCCCAGAgtctttcaaataaaaatttagtgtTCAGACATAttgctttttcaattttataatgcgtttttttattacaaaccAAACATCTTTCAATCAGATCCTGCCAGCTGGCACTTCCACTTGTTGGGATAGATTTCACCTTTTCAAATCCCAAAGtcttttgaataaaaatttagtgtTTAGACATACTGCTTTTTCAACTTTataatgtgtttttttattacaaaccAAACATCTCAATCAAATCTTGCCAGCTGGCACTTCCACTTGTTGGGATAGTTTTTCAAATCACTGAGGCTTTcgaataaaaatttagtggtccagacatattattacatttattcattcattcaactttataatgtttttttttattacaaaccAAACAGAAGAGCAACCATACTCAATACCGAGAAAGAGGAGGCGGGAGGCGTACGCGACTGTGCTTCATTCGAACTATGTCTACGTTTGTGGAGCCATCTCGGTAGCACAGAGCATCAGGATGTCCAGGTCCGACAAGGACCTGGTAATCCTGGTGGACGAATACATCAGCACCTCCCACCGAGCGGGGCTGGAATCCGCCGGGTGGGAGGTGCGCACCATACAGCGCATCCGCAACCCTAAAGCCGAGAAAGACGCCTACAACGAGTGGAACTACAGCAAGTTCCGGCTCTGGCAGCTCACAGACTACGACAAGGTCATCTTCATCGACTCAGACCTCCTCGTCCTCCGCAACATCGACTTCCTGTTCACCATGCCAGAGCTCTCCGCCACCGGGAACCACGAGCACATGTTCAACTCGGGCGTGATGGTCATCGAGCCATCCAGTTGCACCTTCCAACTCCTCATGGACCATGTCAACGACTTAGAATCCTACAACGGCGGGGACCAGGGCTACCTGAACGAGATTTTCACGTGGTGGCATCGGATCCCGAGGCGGGTGAACTTCCTGAAGCATTTCTGGGTAGGGGATGACGCGGTGgcaagaaagaagaagaaccATATGTACGAGTCCGACCCTCCCGGGATGTACGTGCTGCATTATCTGGGGAACAAGCCGTGGATGTGTTTTAGGGACTATGATTGCAACTGGAATGTGGAGCAGTTGAGGGAGTTTGCTAGCGACGCCGCGCACGCGCTGTGGTGGCGGGTGCACGACGCGATGCCCGGGGAGCTGCAGCATTACTGCTTGCTGAGGGCGCTGCAGAAGGCGCAGCTGGAGCTGGACAGGAGGGAGGCGGAGATGGGGAACTTTTCCGACGCGCATTGGCGGATCCGGGTGAAGGACGCCCGGCTTCAGACGTGCATCGATGAGGACTGCGACTGGCTGGAGAGGCTGCGCCACTGGGGAAACAAGACTGCCGTAGCTAGAATGGCTTCTTTAAATGCATAGACTCATCACTATATCATACATTCCTCATTTTTTATGGCATCATCATTTCTACGAATTGTGAAGTCCAACCAGAGGGGGACTTgttattatagtactatcatGCCATGGATACTAACAATGATGGATTGATGGGCCATGCCATGGATGCTAACATCTATACCAAGGGAGATCAcgtataattaaatacaaactctaaatattatacaaattccaaactttGATTTGGACCGttaaaaaattgtcaatatATGACCAAATAATAGCAGCAAAAAAATGTCTAACACAATGTCAATAGTTGATGCTGTATTGACATTAAGTTGacactatgttgacattttctattgatattattttgtcatctatcGACATTTTTTGACGATCCAAATCAtaatttagagtttgtataatatttagagtttgcattttatcactaccttatatattataaaagtacaattttttttaaagattacATGAATGCCATTTAGATAGAAAATTATTGGATAAATAATGGTCCAATAAAATGCAGAAAAACTAACTTCTTAAAGAAGTTTTGAAACACGTTTAAATAGGTGCACAACCATTAATTGAATctgtacatatataaaaggataattttatgaatatttacaTGAATGACATATAAGGGGGAAACTTTTCTATTGGTTAATCAAAAGGTAAAAActatactctctctgtttcattaaatatgaaacgtttgattttcggcacgagattttatatagtgttattttgtgagttaataaagagagaataaagtaaaagatagagaaaaatagagataatgttatttcaatttaaggaaacgtttcatttttaatgggacaacccgaaaaggaaaacatttactccctccgtccgcgactagatgtcccatttttccattttagtccgccCGCAAATATGAGTcctggttcacttttaccataaatggtaataggatCTCACCTTcacctaactcattccactcacattcatttaaaactaatatatacaagtggaacccttattccactaacttttttccacctacttttcttaacatttcttaaaacttgtgccgccaaggaatgagactcctaatagcggacagagagagtaatatttgatgggacagagggattattaaacaaatactggtccaataaaatatagaaaaattaacTTCTTAAAGAAGTTTTGAAAcactttttaataaatacacaaccattaattgaatttgcatttatgtggattaattttcAGTCTTTTCTAATTGCAACATAGCAGGTGTGATCTGTTTGAAATCTGGACTAATTTTCcgattttctgatttttttattacaggGATAGGACAAACATATCAAATTAGCTAGAAATATATAGAACTTTTCAATTTACCTatttttgaaagtttgaaCACTTAAACATTAGTTTTGAATTCGATGTCttgaaaacatgaaataaaatgaagaaaagataGCTCATCGGGGATAAGGTCAGCTTCGACTTGAAGGGAGATGTCACGAGCGGTGTGTACAGGCAGCGGCAACAAGGATGGATGAATCGGTTGTTGCGTCAAGCCGAGGACAGACCGCGACATGCACGGCGACAGCGCGACGAAAAAATAATGGTCcgataaaatatagaaaaactAGCCTCTTTATATGAATAGTTGACCAAAAGACAAAACTATTGGACCAAATATAGTCcgataaaatacaaaaaaactAGCTTCTTAAAGAAgtttttgaaacatttttatcaacctattctctttctctttgtACATCGTAATTTACCCTTTCTTtgtcattttctctctcatacttctTACTTTAACAATTCTCATTACTCGTGACTAGGGATTGTCAGTGTAGCCCGCAACCTGTGGGGCGGCCCGAATAGCCCaccaaatttatagggttaggcttgaaaatttatagtccgataaaattaaaatccgaTTAGCCTGCACCcaattaacccgcaacccgttagggctagacccgaaaacccgatggaCTGGCCCGAAAACCCAATGAAATAATATgaactttatctattttaatacatgaaatattagattttttttatctacattaattaataatttatatatttaattacatttactgaattttaatatagttgTACTTATATAGAACTAATTATCCATAAGGTTTAATGTTTtgtgatatattattaattggaGAAGTGTTATACTGCTaactta is drawn from Salvia hispanica cultivar TCC Black 2014 chromosome 6, UniMelb_Shisp_WGS_1.0, whole genome shotgun sequence and contains these coding sequences:
- the LOC125192733 gene encoding UDP-glucuronate:xylan alpha-glucuronosyltransferase 1-like; the protein is MYKRRVQKPRSWESWFILRKITEWRFQVIILVVCLIVFVYHPIAPRPLSETWPSDDGYESSDLEMDWGEISKVVNELGEDGKFNHIGILNFNMKENHEWKQLIPHANQTVLSLDHASSNATWEVLYPEWIDEEEEVQVPVCPSLPRVAPPKQRLDLIAVKLPCHKYKWSRNVARLHLQIAAADLAAVHKGAQPLHILLATTCFPVPNLFRCEDLVTRRGSIWLYKPNLGRLRDKLRLPIGSCQLALPLGGIEEQPYSIPRKRRREAYATVLHSNYVYVCGAISVAQSIRMSRSDKDLVILVDEYISTSHRAGLESAGWEVRTIQRIRNPKAEKDAYNEWNYSKFRLWQLTDYDKVIFIDSDLLVLRNIDFLFTMPELSATGNHEHMFNSGVMVIEPSSCTFQLLMDHVNDLESYNGGDQGYLNEIFTWWHRIPRRVNFLKHFWVGDDAVARKKKNHMYESDPPGMYVLHYLGNKPWMCFRDYDCNWNVEQLREFASDAAHALWWRVHDAMPGELQHYCLLRALQKAQLELDRREAEMGNFSDAHWRIRVKDARLQTCIDEDCDWLERLRHWGNKTAVARMASLNA
- the LOC125192734 gene encoding 50S ribosomal protein L17-like, producing the protein MTKFRKLNRPTGHRMSMLRTMVSQLVKHERIETTVAKAKEVRRLADNMVQLGKEGTLCAARRAGAFVRGDDVIHKLFTELAYRYKDRAGGYTRMLRTRIRVGDAAPMAYIEFIDRENELRQAKPPTPPPPQRPTVDPWTRSRLTRQYAPPKEEKISDSDS